The DNA segment CTCGGTTATCCCGCCGGACCCGGGAGTCTGCGAGAAAAAATAATGATTGTTCGATTGATAGTATGTATTTAATGCGTCTGCCCCTCCTTCAAGTTGACTAAAGACCATACCGCATTTTTTGCAGCTCACAAGCGCTGTAGTGCCTGAAAACGGCAGGTCATCAAATAGCGCATAATCAAGTGAGCGCAGTAAAAATCTTTCCTCTGCTGAGCAGATAGGACAAGAACGATCAAGAGTCATGGTTATGCTGTTTTTGATCAGATTTATTTTCTGAAATTGAGCGACGGAATTTTTCCTCAACTTGTTTTGCCCACTGCGGGCATATAAATAATGCGTTAGCTGTCCAGGCGGCGCCGGCGCTGGTGTAAGTGAAAGGTACTAGATCCCATAAACGATAATGGTAAGCTCCCAGTGTTTCCAGCAATTGCGCTAGCGTTGCTTGATTGATATAAGTTTCAGCCAGTATGACCTCCAAATAAATCAATCCAATGCGGTTGCTACTGAGAAGCTTCACCCCTCCTTGAAGCACTTTTGGCTCAGCACCTTGAACATCAATTTTTAGAATATCAATCCACTCAATTCCTAAATCCTGACAATATTGGTCGAGAGTTATACAGGATATAAACAACTCGTCGAATTTATATTTTTCATCACTGCTTAAAGCACTTAACCATGATTCAGGGCGCAGCAATGAGCTGAGCTCAGTGCGTTGAGTGGCATAAAAACGAGTGGATCCATAGTGATCGGAAAGAGCCGAATTGACTAATTTGACATGATTGCGGTTTTTGCAATGCAGAACCAATTTTTCAAATGCATAGGGGTTCGGCTCAAAGCAGTGAATGATTGATTCTGGTTTGGCTTTGCTGTAACGATCAACGCTTTGTCCAATGTTGGCACCAACATCAAAAATCAAAGGCGAATCGATGCCTAATGCTTCGATCAAAAAAAATTGGCGATCAAAGATTTCTTTTTCTTTTTCTTCATAAAAAATACTCAACTGAGCGCGCTCCGTATTTTATTGAGACGTGAATTTTTTGTGGCTTTCCAGTTGTTTAAATGATCTTCGCTTAACGTATCAAAAGTTTTTCTCCATTGCCATAAGTCGTTCAGTGACAACGAATATGGCTTCAAATAAAAAGTGCTTGATTGATTGTTTAGGGTATAGTGCCCGGACCATAATTCTTTTTGATCAATTTTGTTGATAAACAAATCATCCCGCATAGCTTGCTCGAAAACTTTAGTGCCGGGGTATGGGATGAGTGTAAAGACATCGACCAAATCAACTTTCAGTCTTCGGATCATTTCTAACGTATCCATCAGGGTATCATGTGTATCCTCAGGGAATCCCATAATAAAAACGGCTCGAATTAGAACTTCGAATTTTCGATAATTCTCTACTACTTCATAAATCTTTTCTGTCGATAATTTTTTGCCAATGATCTGATTGCGCATTCGCTCGTTTCCATGCTCGATTGGCATGAGCGTGTAAACGCAGCCGGCCTCAACGAGTGCTGTTATGACCTCTTCGTCCAGCGTTGCAATATGATAGCCGCTAAATGATTCGAACTGAATATCAAGATCGCGACGAACAATTTCGTTCATTATGGATAAAATGTGCCGTTTTGATACCGTTAGATTGTCATCTACGAATCCAAAATAACGATGCCCAAATTGTTCAACGTGAAGCTGTATTTCGTCCACAACTGAATTTGCAGAGCGTCGTCTATAACCTCGACCATTTACTTCGATAGATGAGCAGAAGCTACATGAAAACGGGCAGCTGCGCGAAGTTTGAATTGGTATAGAAACCTTGATGTCATGCTGTTTCGGATTGTGCCATTGTGAATGGTCGCGATAATATTTTTCGAAATTAACCGAATGCCAGGAAGGATGATAGATTGCATCCAGATCTTTGTTGAAAATTTCTCTTTCACGCAGATGAATATTGCCGGCCGTATCGCGCCATCCAAATGCCTGAATAT comes from the Allochromatium tepidum genome and includes:
- a CDS encoding FkbM family methyltransferase translates to MSIFYEEKEKEIFDRQFFLIEALGIDSPLIFDVGANIGQSVDRYSKAKPESIIHCFEPNPYAFEKLVLHCKNRNHVKLVNSALSDHYGSTRFYATQRTELSSLLRPESWLSALSSDEKYKFDELFISCITLDQYCQDLGIEWIDILKIDVQGAEPKVLQGGVKLLSSNRIGLIYLEVILAETYINQATLAQLLETLGAYHYRLWDLVPFTYTSAGAAWTANALFICPQWAKQVEEKFRRSISENKSDQKQHNHDS
- a CDS encoding B12-binding domain-containing radical SAM protein, whose product is MMDVILVSSYQPGSVTRIDIAPPLSILLLMGALEQAGYRSRMIDLNLYKPSSCEDEDAFYIKIIASEIKSKQTLVGFSCLTTGHFPFFKKAASYLKLNFPTIRVAIGGCHSSLFGSDILYHCPEIDYVGIGESEEQIVELVSTLDKNWNSSDFDIQAFGWRDTAGNIHLREREIFNKDLDAIYHPSWHSVNFEKYYRDHSQWHNPKQHDIKVSIPIQTSRSCPFSCSFCSSIEVNGRGYRRRSANSVVDEIQLHVEQFGHRYFGFVDDNLTVSKRHILSIMNEIVRRDLDIQFESFSGYHIATLDEEVITALVEAGCVYTLMPIEHGNERMRNQIIGKKLSTEKIYEVVENYRKFEVLIRAVFIMGFPEDTHDTLMDTLEMIRRLKVDLVDVFTLIPYPGTKVFEQAMRDDLFINKIDQKELWSGHYTLNNQSSTFYLKPYSLSLNDLWQWRKTFDTLSEDHLNNWKATKNSRLNKIRSALS